From a region of the Methanolacinia paynteri genome:
- a CDS encoding bifunctional ADP-dependent NAD(P)H-hydrate dehydratase/NAD(P)H-hydrate epimerase, translating to MNGDLIEFEETGIIKPARMRAVDRNAMHLGVSGLRLMESAGFGLAGVVRRYSPDLVLVLCGSGNNGGDGFVAARHLQRDSEVHVIYPGNGVKTPDAIANLRLLGHCSVTLHPVSCPDDVSGLSGLFENADVIIDAILGTGARGDLREPYASMAKAVSLSGATVISADVPTPGITPDVVCGFHRPKLHGSERIDIGIPLEAEIFTGPGDLTMIPAKDSSAHKGAGGKVLVIGGGPYQGAPYLAGMAALRAGADIVRVASPVVMPCPDIIVEELEGPCISESHLEDIIRLIEDSDAVICGCGLGDKSQDVIVKAAPYMKKAVFDADALRNPLPVPSGTGEAIYTPHAGELERISGYRPEGTLYERAKAVRDIAGNIAKHSTVLLKGETDIITDGSRVRFNRTGHSGMTVGGTGDVLAGVCGALLCKLPAFEAACTGAYINGCAGMAAGEAAGDGMVATDLLERIPSVILGDITGDTE from the coding sequence ATGAACGGGGATCTAATTGAATTCGAGGAGACGGGGATAATCAAACCCGCGAGGATGCGGGCCGTGGACCGGAACGCGATGCATCTCGGCGTCAGCGGGCTCAGGCTGATGGAGTCGGCTGGTTTTGGCCTTGCAGGAGTGGTCCGGAGGTATTCCCCGGACCTGGTCTTGGTGTTGTGCGGGAGCGGGAACAACGGGGGTGACGGTTTCGTCGCCGCCCGCCACCTGCAGAGGGATTCGGAGGTTCATGTAATCTACCCGGGAAACGGGGTGAAGACTCCCGATGCAATCGCGAACCTGAGACTGCTGGGGCACTGTTCGGTTACGCTTCACCCCGTTTCGTGCCCGGACGACGTGAGCGGCCTTTCAGGCCTTTTCGAGAATGCGGACGTTATAATCGATGCGATTCTCGGGACCGGTGCAAGGGGTGATCTCCGGGAGCCGTATGCGTCGATGGCGAAAGCTGTCTCCCTATCTGGTGCGACGGTGATCTCCGCAGACGTCCCTACTCCCGGGATCACGCCGGATGTGGTCTGCGGTTTCCACAGGCCGAAACTCCACGGCTCCGAGCGGATCGATATCGGAATCCCGCTTGAGGCTGAGATCTTCACCGGGCCGGGTGATCTCACGATGATTCCTGCAAAAGATTCGTCGGCTCACAAGGGTGCGGGCGGAAAAGTGCTCGTGATCGGCGGAGGGCCATACCAGGGTGCACCGTATCTTGCCGGGATGGCTGCTCTCCGTGCCGGTGCGGATATTGTAAGGGTCGCATCGCCGGTCGTTATGCCGTGCCCGGATATAATAGTCGAAGAGCTCGAAGGTCCGTGCATCTCGGAATCGCATCTTGAGGATATAATAAGGCTGATCGAGGATTCGGATGCGGTGATATGCGGGTGCGGACTGGGAGATAAGAGCCAAGATGTGATCGTCAAAGCCGCACCGTACATGAAGAAGGCGGTGTTCGATGCCGATGCACTCAGAAATCCCCTGCCCGTTCCGTCCGGAACCGGCGAGGCGATATATACTCCGCATGCTGGCGAGCTTGAGAGGATCTCCGGTTACCGGCCGGAAGGGACCTTGTACGAGAGGGCGAAGGCGGTCCGGGATATCGCCGGTAATATTGCGAAGCATTCGACAGTTCTTTTGAAGGGCGAAACAGACATTATTACGGACGGCAGCCGCGTCAGGTTCAACCGCACCGGGCATTCGGGAATGACTGTCGGTGGAACGGGCGACGTTCTCGCGGGAGTCTGCGGGGCACTGCTCTGCAAACTTCCGGCTTTCGAGGCCGCGTGCACCGGGGCGTACATAAACGGCTGTGCAGGGATGGCGGCCGGAGAGGCGGCGGGCGACGGAATGGTCGCGACCGACCTCCTCGAAAGGATACCATCCGTAATACTTGGAGAT
- a CDS encoding single-stranded-DNA-specific exonuclease RecJ, with product MSLDKDISAVAGIIQDSKKVTIISHIDADGITSEAIMRQAVARAGIEVRSVFVRQLEPITMKHVPDDDSLKLFIDLGSGQQNLLEERGLSDREVVIIDHHVTQDVDTQYIQANGLPYGHEKLSAAGVGYLVAREIDDVNIDLAKLAVIGNVGDMMARENCGLIGLARKIADDGAEFGNVEIVKDDLNCYGISTRPLHILLSFADDPHIPGISNRPGEAQNMLTYEAGIQLHKPNGKWKVWEDLDEDERKSIMGRLALKLHSAGEPLDRLRGEHYIFPDERKYTPLRNASEYATMLNACGRWVKPYTGSAVCCGDRGEEYREAEHMLRHHRKIIREMMEYILDKGVTEYSNLQYIHVGSRFPDTIVGIGAGMALSKLNRRLPIMVLCYLSDDPELVKVSMRTNETMVQAGVDLQAALLEASEKLGGAGGGHKIAAGAYIPRESEEGFAESVNRILRQQLA from the coding sequence ATGAGTCTCGACAAGGACATCTCCGCAGTCGCCGGGATAATACAGGATTCCAAAAAAGTAACGATAATCTCCCATATCGACGCCGACGGGATAACCAGCGAGGCGATCATGAGGCAGGCCGTCGCAAGGGCCGGCATCGAGGTCAGGTCGGTCTTCGTCAGGCAGCTCGAGCCGATCACCATGAAGCACGTGCCGGACGACGACTCCCTCAAGCTCTTCATAGACCTCGGGTCGGGCCAGCAGAACCTGTTAGAGGAACGGGGCCTCTCCGACAGGGAGGTCGTAATCATCGACCACCACGTGACCCAGGACGTCGATACCCAATATATACAGGCGAACGGGCTTCCGTACGGGCATGAAAAGCTCTCGGCCGCGGGAGTAGGATACCTCGTCGCAAGGGAGATCGACGACGTCAACATCGACCTCGCAAAGCTCGCAGTCATCGGAAACGTCGGCGACATGATGGCCCGCGAGAACTGCGGACTAATCGGCCTGGCCAGAAAGATCGCCGACGACGGCGCAGAGTTCGGAAACGTCGAGATCGTAAAAGACGACCTCAACTGCTACGGGATATCCACGAGACCGCTACATATACTCCTCTCCTTCGCAGACGACCCGCACATCCCCGGAATATCCAACCGCCCCGGCGAGGCCCAGAACATGCTGACATACGAGGCGGGAATACAGCTTCATAAGCCCAACGGAAAGTGGAAAGTCTGGGAGGACCTGGACGAAGATGAGAGAAAGAGCATCATGGGCCGCCTCGCACTCAAACTCCATTCCGCAGGAGAGCCTCTCGACCGTCTCAGGGGCGAGCACTACATCTTCCCCGACGAGAGAAAATACACGCCGCTGCGGAACGCATCCGAATACGCGACGATGCTAAACGCCTGCGGACGGTGGGTAAAGCCCTACACCGGAAGCGCCGTCTGCTGCGGGGACAGGGGTGAGGAGTACAGGGAGGCCGAGCACATGCTCAGGCACCACAGAAAGATCATCCGCGAGATGATGGAGTACATCCTCGACAAGGGGGTTACAGAATATTCCAACCTCCAGTATATCCACGTCGGAAGCAGGTTCCCGGATACCATCGTCGGGATCGGAGCGGGAATGGCGCTCTCGAAGCTCAACCGGCGGCTCCCGATTATGGTATTATGCTATCTCTCCGACGACCCCGAACTCGTCAAGGTCTCGATGCGGACCAACGAGACGATGGTGCAGGCGGGAGTCGATCTCCAGGCCGCACTGCTCGAAGCCTCCGAGAAACTCGGCGGTGCAGGCGGAGGACATAAGATAGCGGCGGGCGCATATATTCCAAGAGAATCCGAAGAGGGGTTTGCCGAAAGTGTCAACAGAATCCTCAGACAGCAACTCGCTTAA
- a CDS encoding PUA domain-containing protein — protein MSTESSDSNSLKRVRTIADFQFGRGTGKELFPDDCTFRLSSTKRIRYVMSGKTRLATVRAGDGRLTLGKEAGAKLCEILPSPAYRATVQNDVAEFVVAGKNAMSKHVISADPGIRAGDEVMVCDEQGGFLGIGNAVLSGEEMLAFNYGVAVQVRKGS, from the coding sequence GTGTCAACAGAATCCTCAGACAGCAACTCGCTTAAGCGGGTCAGGACGATAGCCGACTTCCAGTTCGGAAGAGGCACAGGGAAGGAGCTCTTCCCGGACGACTGCACCTTCAGGTTATCCTCCACCAAAAGGATCAGGTACGTGATGTCCGGAAAGACCCGTCTGGCAACGGTCAGGGCGGGCGACGGGCGGCTCACGCTCGGAAAAGAGGCAGGTGCAAAGCTCTGCGAAATTCTCCCCTCACCCGCGTATCGTGCGACAGTCCAAAACGATGTCGCCGAATTCGTCGTAGCGGGAAAGAACGCGATGTCCAAACACGTGATCTCCGCCGACCCGGGCATAAGGGCGGGCGACGAGGTCATGGTCTGCGACGAGCAGGGAGGCTTCCTCGGCATAGGCAACGCGGTCCTTTCCGGGGAGGAAATGCTTGCATTTAATTACGGTGTAGCAGTACAGGTAAGAAAAGGGAGTTAA
- a CDS encoding nascent polypeptide-associated complex protein: MIPGVNPKQMKQMMKKLGMKMETIEDVERVVVYTKSGNYVFDNAEVVATVMQGMTTYQINGEPRFEEAEAVIPEDDVKLVAEQAGVSEDEAKAALTEAKGDIAEAILKLSE; the protein is encoded by the coding sequence ATGATTCCAGGTGTCAACCCGAAACAGATGAAACAGATGATGAAGAAGCTCGGCATGAAGATGGAGACGATAGAGGATGTCGAGCGTGTGGTCGTATACACGAAGTCCGGCAACTACGTCTTCGACAACGCTGAGGTTGTCGCGACGGTGATGCAGGGCATGACCACATACCAGATCAACGGCGAGCCGAGATTCGAGGAAGCCGAGGCCGTAATCCCCGAAGACGACGTGAAGCTCGTTGCAGAGCAGGCGGGCGTCTCCGAGGACGAGGCAAAGGCAGCTCTTACGGAAGCCAAAGGCGACATCGCCGAGGCGATCCTGAAGCTTTCAGAATAA
- a CDS encoding methyltransferase domain-containing protein has translation MIQENDRVLLAGRKREFFVRAGEGEFSTDKGMVKLGELVGLSTGDKISTHMGFEFEVREPRATDYFNYARRTGAPMLPKDIGMVIACTGMNKNDRVLDAGTGSGIAAIFFGGVAASVVTYEKRPEFSEVCAKNIEDAGLDNVEVIAGDVLEAEGEEEFDVVHLDMQIGREHVEHAWKLLKKGGYLATYTPFIEHTILVMDTAKPLFAEVVCHETIARELTRTERGTRPSTRVAHSGYITVCRK, from the coding sequence ATGATACAGGAAAACGACAGGGTTCTTCTCGCCGGGCGAAAACGCGAGTTCTTCGTCAGGGCAGGCGAGGGCGAGTTCTCGACCGACAAGGGAATGGTTAAACTCGGTGAGCTCGTCGGCCTCTCGACCGGTGATAAGATCTCGACCCACATGGGCTTCGAGTTCGAGGTCAGGGAGCCGAGAGCCACCGACTATTTTAATTATGCAAGACGGACAGGCGCCCCCATGCTCCCGAAGGACATCGGGATGGTCATCGCCTGCACCGGTATGAACAAAAACGACCGCGTTCTCGATGCGGGAACGGGCAGCGGGATCGCTGCGATCTTCTTCGGCGGAGTTGCGGCTTCGGTTGTCACATACGAGAAGAGGCCGGAGTTTTCCGAGGTCTGCGCAAAGAACATCGAAGATGCAGGTCTCGACAACGTGGAGGTCATCGCCGGCGACGTTCTTGAAGCGGAAGGAGAGGAGGAGTTCGATGTCGTCCACCTCGATATGCAGATCGGAAGGGAGCATGTCGAGCACGCCTGGAAACTTCTCAAAAAGGGCGGGTACCTTGCGACCTACACCCCGTTCATCGAGCACACGATACTCGTGATGGACACGGCAAAACCCCTTTTCGCCGAGGTTGTCTGCCACGAGACTATTGCGAGGGAGCTCACGAGAACCGAGAGGGGAACCCGTCCCTCGACGAGGGTCGCCCATTCGGGATATATAACTGTCTGCAGGAAATAG
- a CDS encoding antibiotic biosynthesis monooxygenase produces the protein MVTTHFVKPEKMQEFEDEIKNVSNYFVGYPGYLGVNFFRPSDPADGDFRVVLKFSSEEAYERWANSDERKRWKEREKELTIAPPKRYRVNGLETWFTLPGNNILKPPPRYRQYFVTWLAVWPVIAVLGPIEGYLFGSFPYIIQKMADVAILAFLLTYLVMPFMTKAFKWFLYPDAVKKMETEEW, from the coding sequence ATCGTAACGACGCATTTCGTAAAGCCAGAGAAGATGCAGGAGTTCGAGGATGAGATCAAAAATGTATCGAATTATTTCGTGGGCTACCCGGGATATCTCGGCGTGAACTTCTTCAGGCCGTCCGATCCGGCGGACGGCGACTTCAGGGTAGTCCTGAAGTTCAGTTCGGAGGAGGCCTACGAGAGATGGGCGAATTCCGACGAGCGGAAGAGGTGGAAGGAGAGGGAGAAGGAGCTCACGATCGCACCGCCGAAGAGGTACAGGGTGAACGGGCTCGAGACCTGGTTCACGCTTCCGGGCAACAATATACTGAAGCCGCCTCCCCGCTACCGCCAGTATTTTGTGACGTGGCTTGCGGTCTGGCCGGTTATCGCGGTGCTCGGACCGATTGAAGGTTACCTGTTTGGGAGTTTCCCGTATATCATCCAGAAGATGGCCGACGTTGCCATTCTCGCATTTCTCCTGACATACCTCGTGATGCCTTTCATGACGAAGGCGTTCAAGTGGTTCCTCTACCCGGACGCGGTGAAGAAGATGGAGACCGAAGAGTGGTAG
- a CDS encoding Kelch repeat-containing protein, translating to MTERIYNLYKKHGVFMITTVMMLLLIVTPAVAEDILTNWTQATNSTEFSPRYFHTSVVYDDKMWVIAGDDGSYKNDVWYSTNGVNWTQATNSTAFSPRFIPESVVYDDKMWVIAGWDDVSNKNDVWYSTDGANWTLANDSAAFSPRRGAALIVYDDKMWVIGGREDNGHVNDVWYSTDGEIWTLANDSAAFSARNFQASVVYDGKMWLIGGSSPQILNDVWYSTDGEIWTLANDSAAFSPRRDSTCIVSDERMWIIGGADRQNNFNDVWYSTDGEIWTQANVSAAFSPRRSFSSVIYDGSVWIIGGLDNDSMKNDVWYSNVV from the coding sequence ATGACTGAAAGAATTTACAATTTGTACAAAAAACACGGAGTGTTCATGATAACAACTGTCATGATGCTTCTTTTGATCGTAACGCCGGCAGTCGCCGAAGATATTCTGACCAACTGGACACAGGCAACCAATTCGACAGAGTTTTCGCCACGCTATTTTCATACATCCGTTGTATATGACGACAAAATGTGGGTGATAGCCGGAGATGACGGAAGTTACAAAAACGACGTCTGGTATTCAACGAACGGTGTAAACTGGACACAGGCAACTAATTCGACAGCATTTTCGCCACGCTTTATTCCTGAATCCGTAGTCTATGATGACAAAATGTGGGTGATAGCCGGATGGGACGACGTGAGTAATAAAAACGACGTCTGGTATTCAACCGACGGAGCAAACTGGACTCTGGCAAACGATTCGGCGGCATTTTCGCCACGTCGTGGAGCCGCACTTATAGTTTACGACGACAAAATGTGGGTGATCGGTGGAAGAGAAGATAATGGTCATGTAAACGACGTCTGGTATTCAACCGACGGAGAGATCTGGACACTGGCAAACGATTCGGCAGCATTTTCAGCACGGAATTTTCAGGCGTCTGTAGTATATGACGGCAAAATGTGGCTGATTGGAGGGTCCTCCCCACAAATATTAAATGATGTGTGGTATTCAACCGACGGAGAAATCTGGACACTGGCAAACGATTCAGCGGCATTTTCACCACGCCGTGACTCTACATGTATCGTATCCGATGAAAGGATGTGGATAATCGGTGGAGCAGACCGCCAGAATAATTTTAATGATGTATGGTATTCGACCGACGGAGAAATCTGGACACAGGCAAACGTTTCGGCGGCATTTTCGCCACGTCGCAGCTTCTCATCTGTTATATACGACGGCAGTGTATGGATAATCGGAGGATTAGATAACGATAGTATGAAAAACGATGTCTGGTATTCGAACGTTGTGTAG
- a CDS encoding symporter small accessory protein: MFGISDPYIWIGYLLSFLFTAACIAYGILNWRNGQEPEEGPDGS, from the coding sequence ATGTTTGGAATTTCTGATCCCTATATCTGGATAGGTTACCTGCTGTCGTTTTTATTTACGGCGGCCTGCATAGCGTACGGCATTTTGAACTGGAGGAACGGACAGGAACCGGAGGAGGGACCGGATGGCAGTTGA
- a CDS encoding sodium:solute symporter family protein, which produces MAVDTLVFAAITAVYLAVIIFLGYVGFRQTKGSDDFMIAGRRINPVVLALSYGATFISTSAIVGFGGVAAQLGMGLVWLTVLCIGVGVLIAFIVFGKKTRELGKKTDAVTFPDLLGKCYGSTFMQRAAGLVILFGMPLYTAAILIGGARFIETTLAIPYDTALIAFAVIVAAYVILGGLIAVMYTDALQGAIMFIGMTILLILTYTYLGGVITANSALDAMSSMVPESLAASGMTGWTSMPDFLSPIWITMITTMVLGVGIGVLAQPQLAVRFMSVKDNRSIHRAVMVGGPFVLVMTGVAFTVGPLTNVWFMQTQGMLAVEASGGNVDTVIPNFINSAMPDYFVIIFMLALLAAAMSTLSSLFHTMGTTIGYDLNVKMKDSKPSIRAIQAGTVIMIVVSTIVAYLMPGNIIARATVMFMGLCAAAFIPAFAYALYCKKPSLFAAKASLISGTVSWFLWTAFVHSSESSVLGLSKAIFGVSSVLPMPWGVVNPIVIALPISAIVLCVAHFYDRSIVDSPEREADSS; this is translated from the coding sequence ATGGCAGTTGACACGCTGGTCTTCGCCGCGATAACCGCGGTCTACCTGGCGGTCATCATCTTCCTCGGCTACGTGGGATTTCGCCAGACTAAAGGCAGCGACGACTTCATGATCGCGGGGAGGAGGATCAACCCCGTTGTCCTCGCACTCTCGTACGGTGCGACTTTCATCAGCACCTCGGCGATCGTGGGTTTCGGCGGTGTCGCGGCACAGCTCGGTATGGGCCTCGTGTGGCTCACCGTGCTCTGCATCGGTGTCGGCGTTCTCATCGCCTTCATCGTCTTCGGCAAAAAGACGCGTGAGCTCGGGAAGAAGACGGACGCGGTGACGTTTCCCGATCTCCTGGGCAAATGCTACGGGTCGACTTTCATGCAGCGTGCGGCCGGGCTCGTGATACTGTTCGGAATGCCGCTCTACACCGCAGCGATCCTCATCGGTGGTGCACGCTTCATCGAGACGACGCTCGCGATACCCTACGACACGGCGCTTATCGCGTTCGCGGTGATCGTCGCTGCATATGTCATCCTCGGCGGCCTTATCGCCGTCATGTATACCGACGCCCTGCAGGGTGCGATCATGTTCATCGGAATGACGATCCTGCTGATCCTCACGTATACGTATCTCGGCGGAGTCATAACTGCGAACTCGGCGCTCGATGCGATGTCGTCGATGGTCCCCGAGTCGCTTGCAGCCAGCGGAATGACTGGCTGGACATCGATGCCCGATTTTCTGTCGCCGATCTGGATCACTATGATAACGACGATGGTGCTCGGTGTCGGAATCGGTGTTCTCGCACAGCCGCAGCTCGCGGTTCGCTTCATGTCGGTCAAGGACAACCGCTCGATCCACAGGGCGGTGATGGTCGGCGGTCCGTTCGTCCTCGTGATGACCGGGGTCGCGTTCACCGTCGGTCCGTTGACGAATGTGTGGTTCATGCAGACCCAGGGAATGCTCGCTGTCGAGGCGTCGGGAGGGAATGTCGATACCGTCATCCCGAACTTCATCAACTCGGCGATGCCGGACTACTTCGTGATCATCTTCATGCTCGCTCTCCTTGCGGCTGCGATGTCGACCTTAAGCTCGCTCTTCCACACTATGGGAACGACGATCGGCTACGACCTGAACGTAAAGATGAAGGACTCAAAGCCGTCGATCCGTGCGATCCAGGCAGGAACTGTCATTATGATCGTCGTCAGCACGATTGTCGCGTACCTGATGCCCGGAAACATCATCGCGAGAGCAACCGTCATGTTCATGGGGCTCTGCGCCGCGGCGTTCATCCCGGCGTTCGCGTACGCACTATATTGTAAGAAGCCGTCACTCTTCGCGGCGAAGGCGAGCCTCATCTCCGGTACGGTCTCGTGGTTCCTCTGGACGGCGTTCGTGCATTCGTCCGAATCTTCGGTCCTGGGCTTATCAAAGGCGATCTTCGGGGTCTCTTCAGTCCTCCCGATGCCATGGGGAGTGGTGAACCCGATCGTGATCGCTCTCCCGATCTCGGCGATCGTCCTGTGTGTCGCACATTTCTACGACAGGTCGATCGTGGATTCGCCGGAAAGAGAGGCGGATTCGTCCTGA
- the pyrB gene encoding aspartate carbamoyltransferase has protein sequence MHHIISIKELEVEDINRLLDKARLIQEKGFKRRTLEGKLVALLFFEPSTRTRMSFSAALSRLGGDVITVDSVEGSSISKGETLADTIRVVSSYVDAIVLRHPKEGAARLAANFSTVPVINAGDGAGQHPSQTLLDLYTIRENMPLDNIDVGLLGDLRYGRTSHSLSYALSNYNVRIHTIAPKSLEMPAVIIEEMAERGVELIQHDSLADVINELDVLYVTRIQRERFPDSASYARVAHSYRITPEVLKDVKDNLILMHPLPRAGEIDPAVDKLPYAKYFRQAENGVPVRMAMLEEVML, from the coding sequence ATGCATCATATCATCTCGATCAAGGAACTTGAAGTTGAAGATATAAACAGACTGCTCGACAAGGCCCGTCTGATCCAGGAGAAGGGGTTCAAACGACGGACCCTTGAAGGAAAACTCGTCGCACTCCTCTTTTTTGAACCTTCCACCCGAACCAGGATGTCATTTTCTGCCGCCCTCTCCCGCCTTGGGGGAGATGTTATCACGGTGGACAGCGTCGAGGGGAGTTCGATTTCGAAGGGGGAGACACTCGCGGATACGATAAGGGTTGTCAGCAGCTACGTGGACGCGATCGTGCTTCGCCACCCGAAGGAGGGTGCGGCGAGGCTTGCGGCGAATTTTTCGACAGTGCCGGTGATAAACGCCGGTGACGGTGCGGGCCAGCACCCGTCGCAGACGCTCCTCGACCTGTATACGATAAGGGAGAACATGCCGCTCGACAATATCGACGTCGGGCTTCTCGGGGACCTACGCTACGGGAGGACTTCGCACTCGCTGTCATACGCACTTTCGAACTACAACGTCCGGATTCACACGATCGCACCGAAGAGCCTGGAGATGCCCGCGGTTATTATCGAGGAGATGGCGGAGAGGGGCGTCGAGCTGATCCAGCACGACAGCCTTGCGGATGTCATCAACGAGCTGGATGTCCTGTATGTCACGAGAATCCAGAGGGAGAGGTTCCCGGATTCGGCGAGCTACGCGAGGGTCGCACACTCTTACAGGATTACGCCCGAGGTTCTCAAAGACGTGAAGGACAACCTGATCCTGATGCACCCGCTCCCGAGGGCGGGGGAGATCGATCCCGCGGTGGACAAACTTCCGTATGCAAAATACTTCAGGCAGGCGGAGAACGGCGTGCCCGTGAGAATGGCGATGCTGGAAGAGGTGATGCTGTGA
- the pyrI gene encoding aspartate carbamoyltransferase regulatory subunit — protein sequence MSGKEPEDGLLISPIQDGTVIDHITGGEALVVLRILGITGTTKEAISVATNVGSRISGKKDIVKISNRELSKEEVDRIALIAPNATINIIRDFRVFEKMKVEIPESVTGFVCCPNPGCITNSNEPVESGFKTKKGGRLQCIYCDTIISDNIVDYII from the coding sequence GTGAGCGGAAAGGAGCCGGAGGACGGCCTCCTGATAAGCCCGATCCAGGACGGAACGGTGATCGACCATATCACCGGCGGCGAGGCGCTCGTGGTCCTGAGAATCCTGGGGATAACGGGGACGACGAAGGAAGCGATCTCTGTTGCGACGAACGTGGGAAGCAGGATTTCAGGAAAGAAGGACATCGTGAAGATCTCGAACAGGGAGCTGTCGAAGGAAGAGGTCGACAGGATTGCACTGATCGCCCCGAATGCGACGATTAACATCATCAGGGACTTCCGGGTCTTCGAGAAGATGAAGGTCGAAATTCCCGAGTCGGTCACGGGCTTTGTATGCTGCCCGAACCCCGGCTGCATCACGAACTCGAACGAGCCTGTCGAAAGCGGCTTTAAGACGAAGAAGGGCGGACGGCTCCAGTGCATCTACTGCGATACGATAATTTCGGACAATATTGTGGATTATATTATTTGA
- a CDS encoding ester cyclase: MIPVSPEENKAIVRKFIDAYNTRNLDLFSELVDPGYIDNTHKQEGIENFRKLYELAFVAFPDWHEEIVDMIAEEDKVWVCVEGTGTHTGEWNCFGAILPPTGSKVAITMIFIWRIADGRLAEGWGVDSDSDFLYSLGLMKYTEKGEEMFFGD; the protein is encoded by the coding sequence GTGATCCCCGTGTCACCCGAAGAGAATAAAGCGATCGTCCGGAAGTTCATCGACGCCTACAACACCCGGAACCTAGATCTTTTCAGTGAACTCGTCGATCCCGGCTACATCGACAATACCCATAAGCAGGAGGGTATCGAAAACTTCAGAAAGCTCTATGAGCTCGCATTCGTAGCTTTCCCCGACTGGCACGAAGAGATCGTCGATATGATCGCCGAAGAGGACAAGGTATGGGTTTGTGTTGAGGGAACCGGGACACATACCGGCGAATGGAACTGTTTTGGTGCTATCCTTCCTCCCACCGGCAGCAAAGTCGCGATAACGATGATCTTCATCTGGCGGATTGCAGACGGAAGGCTTGCAGAAGGATGGGGGGTAGACAGCGATTCCGATTTCCTTTACAGTCTGGGTCTGATGAAGTATACGGAAAAAGGGGAGGAGATGTTTTTCGGGGATTGA
- a CDS encoding ester cyclase — protein MSAEENKAIVRKFINAYNTRNLDLFNELVDPGYVDRTHQQEGIEDFRKLFELAFTAFPDWHEEIVDMIAEEDKVWVCVNATGTHTGEWSYFGVNLPPTGNKVAMTMVFIWRIADGRIAEGWEVDSDSDFLNKLGLMDYTEIGKEMFSGE, from the coding sequence ATGTCAGCAGAAGAGAATAAAGCAATCGTCCGGAAGTTCATCAACGCGTACAACACCCGGAACCTGGACCTTTTCAACGAACTTGTCGACCCCGGCTACGTCGACCGCACCCACCAGCAGGAAGGAATCGAAGACTTCAGGAAGCTCTTCGAACTCGCATTCACTGCCTTCCCCGACTGGCACGAAGAGATCGTCGACATGATCGCCGAAGAAGACAAAGTATGGGTCTGCGTAAACGCCACCGGGACCCATACCGGCGAATGGAGCTACTTCGGGGTAAACCTCCCTCCCACCGGGAACAAAGTCGCCATGACGATGGTCTTCATCTGGCGGATCGCCGACGGCAGAATTGCTGAAGGATGGGAGGTCGACAGCGATTCCGATTTCCTCAATAAACTGGGCCTTATGGATTACACGGAGATAGGAAAGGAGATGTTCTCAGGAGAATAA
- a CDS encoding protein-S-isoprenylcysteine O-methyltransferase, producing the protein MTDDIWKLGFLALFVVWFLVRAYYGKKAQTPEKSEKVRPVFESCLVGLNFIGMMILPLAAVFTPWLDSFSMNIPDSIRLIFLVIGFFNVWLFARIHADLGKNWSPVLEIKQDHTLVKSGIYKRIRHPMYAHIWLWVIGQGVILDNSLVLVFGVAAWGLLYYLRVPKEEEMLINKFGDEYREYMKTTGRVIPKI; encoded by the coding sequence ATGACTGATGATATCTGGAAACTGGGTTTTCTTGCCTTGTTCGTAGTCTGGTTTCTGGTCCGTGCATACTACGGCAAAAAAGCCCAAACCCCGGAAAAGAGTGAGAAAGTCCGCCCCGTATTCGAATCCTGTCTTGTCGGGCTGAACTTCATCGGGATGATGATTCTCCCGCTCGCAGCAGTATTCACCCCGTGGCTCGACTCGTTTTCCATGAACATTCCCGATTCAATAAGACTCATTTTCCTCGTAATCGGGTTCTTCAACGTCTGGCTGTTCGCCAGGATTCATGCCGACCTCGGGAAGAACTGGTCGCCCGTACTCGAGATCAAACAGGATCACACCCTCGTCAAATCCGGGATCTACAAAAGAATCCGACACCCGATGTATGCCCACATCTGGCTCTGGGTAATCGGGCAGGGCGTAATTCTCGACAACTCGCTCGTCCTCGTCTTCGGGGTTGCGGCATGGGGCCTGCTCTACTATCTCCGGGTACCCAAAGAGGAGGAGATGCTCATCAATAAATTCGGCGACGAATACAGGGAATATATGAAGACCACCGGACGCGTAATCCCGAAGATCTGA